Genomic DNA from Chaetodon trifascialis isolate fChaTrf1 chromosome 19, fChaTrf1.hap1, whole genome shotgun sequence:
gcaaccacgtatcccaggatgcatttcgtagcaacaatgccagaggagaggactcacaactataagttacaagtttcgaaatactgctgttttagtagtacggaatgtggttttaagattattttatgtgagaaagtggatgttaaaacttaaaatctgtggtcgattcatcacgatagcgcgtagcttaaaatttgctccaaagttttcggagatgtgtcgtcctgctaacgtcatcaagtacgctgccatCCCAATTGCAGAATAACGGTCCTGcatcctcccgtcctggagagactgtattcccaagtcgaacttgctaagtccgaactgccaagttcgtaagtccgaacttggcgtacttggtattgagaaacggccatgTAGCACTACATATGTcaaagtagcggacatggcggcaGTAAACAGACCGAGTTTATCAGTAGTTGAACCGTACGTGTGCGAACCTGAGTCAGATCCTGAATGAGGGGAGGttcctacagaacctcagagaattcaacaggatgcttctgaaaggttagtctaaaaacaTCTTTCTACCTTTTTCTCTGTAGTACgagcaccgcctgtacaggaggcagcgtgagaggcccgcagttcagacggtcaatgctcacgctaggatgcaccaatcctaacttgtagcataccagaatgacggggagaaactcagctcaaAGCCTCTACGATGAAGCACGTGAATTAGTCAGTTTTAGGGGTGCTGATAGGCATGTTACTGAACTTTGGAGAGAGCCAGACTTGCTGTTTCACATTGAGTCTAGTCTTCATGCAAAGCTTAGCTAATtgcctcctggctccagctctgtgctgcagacatTAGAGAAGTATAGATATTTGCATTTGAttctgcaagaaaacaaacaagcatttttCTCAAAATTATTCTGCTGTTTCATTTAGTAGCTAGCTTAAGGATTGGGGTGACATGGCTTGGCAGCacatctttctctgtgttttggaGCCCAGTGTCTCTTTTCCACCTTGCTGATTGGCTTCTCACCTGTGATCTCATTACTTGGTGCAGCTGGATTGACAGGAACCTCAGTCTTGATCAGGGGGGTCAAATctatgaaatgaaacaacaggttaatgaaaatgttaaattaaatgTTAAGGTTAAAAATGGTAACATAGCAAGCATTTGACTTGTGTACATGTATTTGTGGGTAGAATTtgtggatttttattttatttatttatttttattttttttcagaaatataGAAAATTAGCCGTTGTTTGGCAGGCTGGTCTAGTGCAGCCAGGTAGAAGctgatatttctgcttttcacCATTGAAGTCAGCAGTAATGATTAGGTCATCGTTCTTAAGGAAGCTCCTCCTGTGCAGATGCAAGTGAGAAATGAACATGCTCCAGCCATAGTCTCGACCGCGGAAGCACTGGCAGCGCTCATCCCACTCTGTTTCTGAATTATTCACTGGTTTGTTCCAGTTGGAACGAGtgtctgtgggaaaaaaaaagcacatgttATGCATTTCTGAATTTCACGTATGTTTTGGTTCAAATAGGATGTCAAGGTGGAATGATGTGAAGATAGCTTGTTCAAAATGCACAGCCACCAGGACACAGTCACGAGCTTTCAGAGGTCATCCACACATAGGTTGCCATTTTCTGTGAGGTGATGAATGAAATTCAATTCACTGTTATTGTACTGGGGCGAAGCAGAAACCTCGAAACATTGGCAAATCAAAGCAAAATCATCTGCATGGCTATACGCAACTGTTTCATCTGCCTGgtcagttttctttttcctaaACTCCAGTGATCTTGGCCTACCTGTGGTGAAGCTTCTTGTAGAGGACATCCTCAGTTTTACATCAGGGTCCTGGTCCATGGCAACAATGGTCAGCTGCCTGTTTTTGGCTGGCCACTCCATCACTGCATCATTTTCCCCACTGCAGAGGTGCATGGTCATGCCAACATAGTCCTGGTTGTCAATGTCTCTTCCATTTGGGTAAACACTGAGACCAAATGAGTAGCCTTCCAAGCTGTAGAAGCACTCACTTTTCACCGAGGTGCCAGCAGGAATGGTGTTGAGGACGTTGGTGAAGTGAGGGATTTGCCAGACAGCCACTGGGCAAACAGTCTCAGTAAGAGTGATATCATCGATTAAGATGGCACCCAAGGAGCTGGATGATCCTTTGATGCCTTGAAAGAAATAACGGAACTTCTCTGTCACCTTGAGAGTCACATGGGCTATTTTCCAGGCATCATCTCCAtcacctgaaagacaaaaagtgGGTGATTTAAGGACTATTgtcgttttttttgttttttttaattatttaatcatTAAAAGATTTATAGGTTACTCTAGTATAAAAGGTAACTCTGTATCAAGTGGTGTGCTTCTAATTAATATTACAGTAATGCAATAAACTCACCCACTACATCAACGGAAAAACATTGAGCAACAACATTCTAATGAGCACTGTCCAACAGGTAGCGTATTCTATGCTAGcatataaataatgaaataccTGTAATGGTGTGGATCTTCTTGACACTACGTAAAGCCCCTGTCCCATCTTCAGTCCTGATCCATATCACCAGTTTGTCCCCAGCAGCTCCGGTCATCTTGTAGAAGAACTGCAGGCACTGCTCGTCTCTCTTGGGGTAGAGGATACGTGACTCAAGCAAAGCACTGTTTCCAACTTCACCAGAAGACGTGTCAAACTTCATGAAGTAGCCAGAATCTAAAAAGAGAAATGACCAGAAATGGTCAGTGCATATTTTGCTGACTGAGTCATATAGCTAAAAAGTTAAAAGTATTCTATTAGTGTATGAAGAGCAGCAAATGAATAAGATTTTGGCCAATATTGAACAAGATATTCACTTAATTTATTCAAGCCTGTCAAATTTGAACGAATTATCTGCCCTTCTGTGTGTAGAATGTGAAGACAAGTCAAACAACACTCGTATAACTGAGCATAGATGTTATATGCTATTAAGTATAATTCAGTGTGTATTCTGTTGAGGAATGTGTTGTCTTTCTAACACTTTGTCACCTCATGGATTAAAAatagactatatatatattatagaaataaagaaatattttatgTAGATCTACTTAGACGTTCAGTTAATGACTTTTTATTTGGAAGTTATGGCCCCTTCATTTTTGTGCAGTAATATGTATCAATCtaaatgtttttgtgcttattGTTGTGGGGATGGGgctaaacattttttttcttgttaatggaacagtattttttaattatCCCTAATTATAGGAGTGAAATTATCAAGTGCCAAACATAtggtaaacaaaacaaattgtgCTGAATATCTATTATTTTAGACTCTAGGTTAACTTGATATGATACAGTTAACTTGACTGTGGTTCCTATGATGTGGAATAAAATGCCGGTCTTGATGTAATTATTTCTCTGTAAATATTCAACCATTTTTTTATAGAAaatttcacaagaaaaacattttaaatatataaatctgAGGcacaggaaaatgaaagactCTCTACTTTCCAATTACCCTTTGTTCAGCCAAAAGAAAAACCTAGTGTATGACACTTTTCGTGTCATAATTTATTTGGttacacatttttcttttaacatgtaGTTAACATTTCTGTCTACGATGTACAAAATTCATTCAGTACCTCTGCAGCGCCCTGCCAGGGTGTGGTCTGTATCAGCCGGACTGCTCAGTGTCTGGACCCAGTCTGAGTTGTCGTCCTCGTTCTGGATCATTCCACAGATGTTGATCAACTCAAATGAACACTGGTccaggagagtgtgtgtggtggctgGAACAGAACAGTTGTCAAGAGTCAACCTACAAAGCTTAAAGCACGACAGAGAGTAGCAGAAGTATGAGGGACCTACAAAGTAACAGTGGGACTTTGTttgtctgccatttggtgctgggcaAGTAGCAACCAGTGGGTTTATCATAGCTTGTTTGCTAACTGTGGATGGTTGATGAGAGCTGgcctgaaaaccaaaacaataatgCAAAATAGGCTGAACTCTATAAAGCAGAGGGGGGCTGCAGGTAGGTGATCATCATCACCATGAGCAACACCTTTCATTTGAGGTACAGATTCTTAATCACTTTGCCTGCCAGGATACAGAATGTGAACCTTTGCCTTTCTTTAACCTTTACTCAGGTGTGAAAGTAGACACTCACCACAGTCATACATGCGATTAAGCCTGGTAATGTCCACTTCACTGAAGTCCAGCCGCTGGCCaatcacatcattaaaataGGGTATAGTGGTGGTGATTGTGGGGATGGTCTCGTTCTTGTTGAAGGACAGTGGTCTGTAGTGCATGACGGACTCATAATCATACGCAGTGTTCAGATCAGTGATAAAGTCATCATCATACTTTTCAAAATTGTGGGCCTTCCCTGTGAGGAAAGAGTAACATACAAATATGTAGAAGCTGTTAAACCTCCTAGTTTATCAAAGTATGatcatttgttgttgtcagtTACAGGGCCGGAATTACCATTGAGGACATCAAGGTCATGTCTTTGGAAATGACAAGAGGACTCAACTTTCTACAATTACATTTTTCGAACAAGCAGGaaggaagatgaaaaatgaaactttaaattTCTAAGCATGTATGGgcaagacaaagaagaaaaagaagaagattaGACATTGGAGTACTTTCATGATAACGAAGTTGCACCACCTGCTGAAGAAGGTTGTGTGATGTGGTTAAAAGGTCCAGCTTCAGAGTGGACCAAATGGTAAAACTGTCTTTGTCAACAGTAATTTCAGTCTAATGAATGTGACATTGGTTCAATGAATGCATGAACTGTAAAAATCATAAAACTTCTTGAATGGTGTTCTGATGAAAAAATTGTCACCCACCTTCTTCAATCTGGTCCCACCAGATTTTGACATAGTCATCTCTATCTGAGCGAGACTGTTCATGGTAAAAGCCCAGAGCATGGAGGAGCTCATGCTGCACAATGGCCTTAGTGTCACATCCGGCACCAATGGACAGATTCTGGCCTATTAGTTCATCTCCAACATGTGACCAGCATCTGAattgaaaaaaattcaaatgatGACACAATCAACCTATGGTGCTTTTGCTGAGCTTTATAAAGCATTTATCACATCAGCAGTTCTAAAGTTTGATTGCATGACAGCTTGACCCATAAAGTTGCACAATGGCCAAGATCATTCAAACAGTGTGGCATGCTGCAGCCCACCCAGACAGCTTGACAAAGGAGATATAGGTGCTCTCTCCCTCATAGGGCTTGAAGTCCACACAGGATCGCAAACGGTATTCCTCAAATGCCTGGAGGATCACACCTTTAGCATTCAGGTCTAGGATAATGGAAATGAATTTCCAAGTCAgtgcatgtttcatttttttcatcaaattATTTGCTGGTAGAAATGCATTCCTTCGTGCACAGTGTACCTAAAGAGTCAGTTAAGATATACGGGATGGGAAACTTCCATCTCTTTGTTTCATCAAGGATTGCATTTCTATTGGGCTgcaagacaaacagagacattGAGATCATGTTAagttctattttttttttttttttttttaaaccaggtCCTGTCCAAGACAGGCAGGGacacaaaataatcaaaacaataCTGACATAATTATAATCTCTAAACAGATGGTCCTCTTACATTAACAGCGATGTCTCCCTCAAACAGGTGGTTTAACCCTAGAAATGTGAAAAGCACAGGTACATCAGTCAACAAAGCACATGATCACAGCACATGTATCCAACAGTAGACAGGGCTTAACAAGGATACCTCTGTTGATCTCGGGTATGTCATCCCTCAGTTCACCAGCATCTGCATTATCACCTGGAGGATGAATTTATTGTTAGAGCGGAAACGTTACCAACAAATTAGTTTTATATGCATATGATCAGTAAAGTTAAGAGGAACCAACCAGTATGTGTCGGAACAGCTTGTGCCTagcacacagaaagagacacatcTCAATTTAATCTTTCAGCAGGGACATTTTCTCCAATGACTGTTTCTGGTGTAATTACATTTCTAATGCTTCAAAATTTCCCTACCTTCAAAACCACAAAGACTCCAATCAGTGCAGTAATCTTCCTCAGACTGTCTCCGGAGCCCATGTTGTTGCCCAGACAGAAACGTGTTTCAGTGACAACCAACCTAAACATATCCATAAAGACAGCGTCCGCAGGGGAACTTTGATCAGGATTATAGTGTTTAATGAGTAACGGATATTTCACACCTGTCCTCACTGCCTCGTATACAACTGACATCTTGTCAGGTGCAGCAGTAAAGTGTTGACACTGTATAGAGGCAATATAATCAATAATAGAGTGATATGAACTGATCTTAGCTCAATAAAACGCAGTTATGTTGTTTATGGGTTgtcctctgacctctgcagctGGGGGCAGCTGTCTTATAAGTCATGTGGACTTCATCCTCAGACAGCAGTCTTGCAATG
This window encodes:
- the mep1a.2 gene encoding meprin A subunit alpha, with the translated sequence MGSGDSLRKITALIGVFVVLKAQAVPTHTGDNADAGELRDDIPEINRGLNHLFEGDIAVNPNRNAILDETKRWKFPIPYILTDSLDLNAKGVILQAFEEYRLRSCVDFKPYEGESTYISFVKLSGCWSHVGDELIGQNLSIGAGCDTKAIVQHELLHALGFYHEQSRSDRDDYVKIWWDQIEEGKAHNFEKYDDDFITDLNTAYDYESVMHYRPLSFNKNETIPTITTTIPYFNDVIGQRLDFSEVDITRLNRMYDCATTHTLLDQCSFELINICGMIQNEDDNSDWVQTLSSPADTDHTLAGRCRDSGYFMKFDTSSGEVGNSALLESRILYPKRDEQCLQFFYKMTGAAGDKLVIWIRTEDGTGALRSVKKIHTITGDGDDAWKIAHVTLKVTEKFRYFFQGIKGSSSSLGAILIDDITLTETVCPVAVWQIPHFTNVLNTIPAGTSVKSECFYSLEGYSFGLSVYPNGRDIDNQDYVGMTMHLCSGENDAVMEWPAKNRQLTIVAMDQDPDVKLRMSSTRSFTTDTRSNWNKPVNNSETEWDERCQCFRGRDYGWSMFISHLHLHRRSFLKNDDLIITADFNDLTPLIKTEVPVNPAAPSNEITGSDSGSHTYGSTTDKLGLFTAAMSATLTYVVLHGRFSIPSTPSSDLRTWQFGLSKFDLGIQSLQDGRMQDRYSAIGMAACTSSQTTYYTGKRCEELNIDRSILGALIGGAAAVTFFSFI